A genomic window from bacterium includes:
- a CDS encoding YbhB/YbcL family Raf kinase inhibitor-like protein, which translates to MGFSLTSTAFADGQAIPAQHTGDGADQSPPLAWTGVPSGAVELALICEDPDAPTGDFVHWVVYGLPPTTTALKQGVNPTEPGFTQGRNDFGQAGYRGPAPPPGKVHHYRFRLMALDARSGLGANVDKRQLRAAAKGHIIAETELVGTYQR; encoded by the coding sequence GGCAAGCCATCCCCGCTCAACATACCGGCGACGGCGCCGACCAGTCGCCCCCGCTGGCGTGGACGGGTGTTCCGTCGGGCGCCGTCGAGCTGGCGCTGATCTGTGAGGACCCCGATGCGCCCACCGGCGACTTCGTCCACTGGGTAGTGTATGGCCTGCCGCCGACCACGACCGCCCTCAAGCAGGGGGTGAACCCCACGGAGCCGGGCTTCACACAGGGCCGCAACGACTTTGGCCAGGCGGGGTATCGCGGCCCCGCGCCGCCACCGGGGAAGGTGCACCATTATCGGTTCCGTCTGATGGCGCTGGACGCCAGGAGCGGCCTGGGCGCGAACGTGGACAAGAGACAGTTGCGCGCGGCGGCGAAAGGACATATCATCGCGGAGACGGAACTCGTCGGGACGTACCAACGCTAG